One genomic window of Aquisalimonas sp. 2447 includes the following:
- the cmk gene encoding (d)CMP kinase produces MTSTMIPVLAVDGPGGSGKGTVCRAVTDAMGWHLLDSGAIYRALAVAARNRGVDADQPDRLADVARSLNVVFEPVPDGDVRVLVDGDDVTLDLRSETTGDLASRVAAVPAARDALLQRQRDFRKRPGLVADGRDMGTVVFPDATVKVFLTASAEERARRRHKQLKDQGVDVTLASLLDEIAVRDQRDRNREVAPLVPAADAEELDTTGVPVEDVVQRVLKLLRNKLS; encoded by the coding sequence ATGACGAGCACAATGATTCCGGTGCTGGCCGTGGACGGGCCGGGCGGCTCCGGCAAGGGGACCGTCTGTCGGGCAGTGACCGACGCCATGGGTTGGCACCTGCTCGACAGCGGCGCCATCTACCGGGCCCTGGCGGTGGCTGCCCGCAACCGCGGCGTCGATGCGGACCAGCCCGATCGGCTGGCCGACGTGGCGCGCAGTCTGAACGTGGTGTTCGAGCCGGTACCCGACGGTGATGTGCGGGTGCTGGTGGACGGCGACGACGTGACCCTGGACCTGCGCAGTGAGACGACCGGTGATCTCGCCTCCCGGGTTGCCGCGGTTCCGGCGGCCCGTGACGCGCTGTTGCAGCGGCAGCGCGATTTCCGCAAACGCCCGGGGCTGGTCGCCGACGGCAGGGACATGGGGACGGTGGTGTTTCCCGACGCCACGGTGAAGGTGTTTCTCACTGCCAGTGCCGAGGAACGCGCCCGGAGGCGTCATAAACAGTTGAAGGATCAGGGGGTTGATGTTACTCTCGCCAGTCTTCTGGACGAGATCGCCGTCCGGGACCAGCGGGATCGCAACCGCGAAGTTGCGCCGTTGGTGCCCGCGGCAGACGCCGAAGAGCTTGATACCACAGGCGTCCCCGTGGAAGACGTCGTCCAACGGGTACTCAAGCTGCTGCGAAACAAGCTATCATAG
- the rpsA gene encoding 30S ribosomal protein S1, whose protein sequence is MTESFAELFEQSLAQTDMRPGAIVTGKVVDIRGDHVVVNAGLKSEAVIPANEFYGENGQIEVGVGDEVEVALDAVEDGFGETRLSREKAKRAHAWKHLETAYENGETVTGIISGKVKGGFTVDLKHIRAFLPGSLVDIRPVRDTTYLEGRELEFKVIKLDERRNNVVVSRRAVVEEEYSAEREALLERLQEGQQLKGIVKNLTDYGAFVDLGGIDGLLHITDMAWRRVKHPSEVVEVGQEIEVKVLKFDRERNRVSLGLKQLGEDPWENIANRYPESTRVVGRVTNITDYGCFVEIEEGVEGLVHVSEMDWTNKNVNPGKVVAVGDEVEVMVLDIDGERRRISLGIKQCQANPWELFAATHNKGDRVSGQIKSITDFGIFVGLEGGIDGLVHLSDLSWDDTGEEAVRNFKKGDEVEAVVLSVDADRERISLGIKQMEDDPFSAWMADHPKGSMVKGTIREVDAKGAVIDLGDGVEGVLRASDISRERVDDARSHLKEGEEVEAKFVGVDRKNRSISLSIKAKDYQEETKAVQDYSRGSATAGTTTLGDLLKEQMDSGSQDD, encoded by the coding sequence ATGACCGAAAGCTTTGCCGAACTGTTTGAACAGAGCCTCGCCCAGACCGACATGCGCCCCGGCGCCATCGTCACGGGCAAGGTGGTGGACATCCGCGGTGACCATGTGGTGGTCAACGCTGGGCTGAAGTCCGAGGCCGTGATCCCCGCCAACGAGTTCTACGGGGAAAACGGGCAGATCGAGGTCGGCGTCGGCGACGAAGTCGAAGTCGCGCTGGACGCCGTGGAGGACGGTTTCGGCGAAACGCGTCTGTCCCGCGAAAAAGCCAAGCGGGCCCATGCCTGGAAGCATCTCGAGACCGCCTACGAGAATGGCGAGACCGTGACCGGCATCATCAGCGGCAAGGTCAAGGGCGGCTTCACGGTCGATCTCAAGCACATCCGCGCCTTCCTGCCGGGTTCCCTGGTGGATATCCGGCCCGTGCGGGACACCACCTACCTGGAAGGCCGCGAGCTCGAGTTCAAGGTCATTAAGCTGGACGAGCGCCGCAACAACGTGGTCGTCTCCCGCCGCGCGGTGGTCGAAGAAGAGTACAGCGCCGAGCGCGAAGCCCTGCTGGAGCGCCTGCAGGAAGGCCAGCAGCTCAAGGGCATCGTCAAGAACCTCACCGACTACGGTGCCTTCGTGGACCTGGGCGGTATCGACGGCCTGCTGCATATCACCGACATGGCCTGGCGCCGCGTGAAGCACCCCTCCGAGGTGGTGGAAGTCGGCCAGGAGATCGAGGTCAAGGTCCTCAAGTTCGACCGTGAGCGCAACCGGGTCTCCCTGGGTCTCAAGCAGCTGGGCGAGGATCCGTGGGAGAACATCGCCAACCGCTACCCGGAGAGCACCCGCGTGGTGGGCCGCGTGACCAACATCACCGACTACGGCTGCTTCGTGGAAATCGAGGAAGGCGTGGAAGGCCTGGTGCACGTCTCCGAAATGGACTGGACCAACAAGAACGTCAACCCTGGCAAGGTTGTGGCCGTGGGTGACGAGGTTGAGGTCATGGTGCTCGACATCGACGGCGAGCGCCGTCGCATTTCCCTGGGCATCAAGCAGTGCCAGGCCAACCCCTGGGAGCTGTTCGCTGCCACCCACAACAAGGGCGATCGCGTCTCCGGTCAGATCAAGTCCATCACCGACTTCGGCATCTTCGTTGGCCTGGAAGGCGGTATCGACGGCCTGGTGCACCTGTCCGACCTCTCCTGGGACGACACCGGCGAAGAGGCGGTGCGCAACTTCAAGAAGGGCGACGAAGTCGAGGCCGTGGTGCTGTCCGTGGATGCCGACCGCGAGCGTATCTCGCTGGGCATCAAGCAGATGGAAGACGATCCCTTCTCTGCCTGGATGGCCGATCATCCGAAGGGCAGCATGGTCAAGGGCACGATCCGGGAAGTGGATGCCAAGGGTGCGGTCATCGACCTGGGTGACGGCGTCGAAGGCGTGTTGCGCGCTTCGGATATCTCCCGGGAACGGGTGGACGATGCCCGGAGCCACCTCAAGGAGGGCGAGGAGGTGGAAGCCAAGTTCGTCGGCGTTGACCGCAAGAACCGCTCCATCAGCCTCTCCATCAAGGCAAAGGACTACCAGGAAGAGACCAAGGCCGTGCAGGACTACAGCCGTGGCAGCGCCACCGCAGGGACCACCACGCTCGGCGATCTGCTCAAGGAGCAGATGGACAGCGGCAGTCAGGACGACTGA